In a genomic window of Bemisia tabaci chromosome 1, PGI_BMITA_v3:
- the LOC109035228 gene encoding uncharacterized protein isoform X1 — translation MDKSATSSRGVRQSLSRIDEESVWERSINSSGSEELESFSPEPEKTPEKAKQKIQSLEEVVTNVQLDYETLKEYTVLERQVLNSEKLADLSLTQPDILASLFNRSLAMDQSCKSFTALDTDPDECTLSQSNAGDSSVNIDFCQEELQIVVKNLKVENEKLKTALEEREKALLNEKLPSTETSAVADLQLQIENLSQQNKEYKDRIESLIQLKQSCTDKNLKVDDLLRQIEQLKDENVRLRQEVESHQQLEDSSEDSSSEENFRVHQLLERQKNLQNQRDTLKNAEASLKAELEAAKQQLEEQDATLQRMKVEFQLPENSDVLSSLREYVIGLSNSGSRAENIPCKVELPDETLSLLKSQIEDLTQQLEDAKKLTVAPANPKLLTIGSDTSNSFDDRSIENLLAEIQSYNSEIEGLKSNIQELEMMLETKNNTISTLEESIINKDCIIQQLEEKSDHSTENLLAKINSYCSEIEGLKSNVHELEEMLKTKDTTIVTLEDTITDKDCIIRQLECKTNVLTSYMSFLTKHIENVTNNNNMLFLQLKEKCDRVIQLENHLQGVKKKFGKFADQKDTELDISNFFYNLFDIEEDSSENNTSTSLPSEPLNQSVANVLATPKSFLDFSMCLNNLFATNSVSSRSVGLDSWLNETSNYFHQLFESVHHNDSTADAIQDRSLADATDYFIHNLFKAPSAKFPDASLNGTCVSDQTFDTSNYWYTLFDSFQSKMNKSQIDNSQLNTTNMFGNLFKSRNSLSNSLNETAKTPSKSNLSLLYHSQAKHADQSLNSSDAVNLSVFKNMNEHQFSLSESMENQLLTSYDASSRENSKADLMKSNIVQPEIALCDGTLNSSAMFNGNYTCSEDPLKSFCADSTLIEGSSGFLSETLATEGSEYDLLMSPQSLLKKIVNLKILLNQFENGVEEISGRKIDISSSSDPFVCAFNVLMKSYRSAYDVLKSLIKSFNLDNLVPEELEIPIQEPTNLTSKYEAVERKLHDLSVDLNDVTSLMSGLEDQINLETVASKTLTETIIQKESHLQDLKNSSETSHDEPEVPDNILALEKELVALKSTLRVKEEKIRELSCKMEELKDKNVSEVQRCCHDLQAKTVHTDGILNGFVEELEKIEIETTSWKEKVSFLLMELNMQNLLLTHSHKFEEIEKQFTSIGGDFTGPSPNTVQDIKELLVRLLDRKAYAEETLLDLLSEVGVLKSVMESKETGLINQLQKQEAKIKELSEWKIDQMRSKTQDLDLDLSVKEESLQNLLEQVGGFNEDKEYYETEMIKFMKQIDSLTADLEDKDAEMSFLKEDWRIMLEESKEILKQNMLEVIIAEKVSQESRVAALISQLTALQSQEEMNSLKLQALDEKQANLLAVEEQLTNEKALCVKLKSQVEQLEGDLERCSQELSQALQEIDGLKSELECTDAKIKNLQSEVDNFESLKQSLSELMEKNSLHQEKNADLSKQLEIMLANKNGNETKIEDLTEKLKFLEANEAENIRKIAGLSEKLSSSEAEALYSKKQAENLEEELSVLKESKALFELKVTGLEKELAFLKEKEGKGVLELSDLMEELNTLKLEKSQIKQENNELVEKLEILRVNEADIQQKVIKLEETLKISEKNEAESKVKIVELELEVTTLKSNGEEIKQQIIDLNEESSASKLKEAEVEQENVNLVEELKVLKDSDGQSKLQIANLEEELSILRASEAENISKILLLESELSALKVDKTESGRQIAELTEELNTMKNLAQSNSGVADLVEELNTLKKDNEQLNETRLEQLEKMQARLVKVEEQLNDKVSIAAELESKLQSIEADKKQFEDRVNQMMEETDKLKEESKILANLAEDNSVKEQCIKDLTSQLEAQKEAAEERLEEVCLKLNETESELEEKQMALDSIQKKYEACIAEKAHLEKELKALQDESSTLAAVKSDLAKLTEDNAAKDKRIEEALSQLRNFEIEKKQNVHLPEVMEQTELKLAKTELELKEKEQLVSDLEEDKKYLEEGLMKLMEEVDNLKAQSDSSRQREEGKSAGENNECTETDKDEKLSGHLSALHMKLDDEEELISHLKDKLNKLSVEKSEKEAEISMLLEKLDNYQAKVENQLNEIDRLTKATLDQQCQTQQNGPLSITVLSEDISSQHDDEIKRLLQEISALSEANTKLKVEQAVLIEEKSDEMKNLEKIISDKTEELAQVLSEVEASKQLSTESKVEVEKIKMENNEALAKMVMQVKELTESVHEKSAVIESLKSEVDCLTQKLRSLETDFSVKTEEASKLQEELEGKSVEMHSLEKEVTEMKESLANLENAENQSEKLKLEVKTNEEMVEVFKNKMHALEEEIRFRKSEEETWTQKFAVLHEDIDNKVVEIEKLKKEVDQLSQSKNASISNQESKPHPFESPVKNSDELKEILAAKQQLIKEIQSLKPEYQADKIPVPCLVQELMTTIMEKQREIFTPILNESETLKKENQYFKSKENDTKKWIDDLEHENTKLQTSLKQKEVEISVASEKLSILTQKLENESDVVATLQSQLDSKVEGIAALELQVVELKEMTSTQQTEAELKLQDSEINKLNSECNDLRCKLLKEEDTVVSLRKLIEERTMKLTELNDEYVKLKGELAEVQLNNESLNKISTCKDDEISVLKEKLEQNILNIGEANEVKDKYNLLVKSKDALLAEVAALQQEINDKTEQNSSLADRLTKKEEEVSNLIKNTEEKTSQIASLTCAIDDKKAIIDQLEASLEQERSKMNIQKDSNAESEKIKSLNTEIKSLKDALSKHKLDQEASKGEMNKLKQQVNSLLEEIKLMESKLQIEKNRTAIQVSEVKVLEEEKKKILTSLQQLQEEKTALANRLEKLQTSFETSICSPSSESKKADPTSTPIMFKRSKQCEKLNRKNASLEKRMENLMEKEGKLKEVEESLRALLPSQSPSTLPAMVSLLKQKLEGADGSAARVSRELLEKDKKIEELAKIIDHNKEKMTALNAALKESEDKRKTLDEECVLTWQQCVSLEKDYAEALRREGELKRKLHESTTISESVLAEGDMAKLKDEKNALMKENQELVGQLRSVKNEKRQMVQDFYRAKAKVKESEAELVQLRSQVEALEKENHALDAKNSSLKAHLIQVTDEKENLSTNLNVLLCKYDKLETDKNTATDDQLSNLKSQIQKLKTELADKTAKITMLELQIQSENFPYRGKVAELETNLASYKKKCEDLRSQLRRYQASIQESTLHECPQCVSRRTKTKSEIGVQTMATLQLDGEMSSIVQNNAEAVMKDRVKKLEREHETMKRLCRMRASKISTLEQYIKQNNLPVPDSKENPESASARAAKTVEKESSFSSRRVLTEIPGANLKF, via the exons ATGGATAAAAGTGCCACTTCAAGTCGAGGAGTAAGACAAAGTCTCAGCAGAATTGACGAAGAATCAGTGTGGGAGAGATCAATCAATTCATCTGGTTCGGAAGAGTT agaGAGCTTCAGTCCTGAACCTGAGAAGACACCAGAAAAAGCAAAACAGAAAATCCAGAGCCTTGAAGAGGTAGTCACTAATGTCCAGTTAGATTATGAGACACTGAAAGAGTATACTGTTTTGGAACGACAGGTTTTAAATTCTGAG aaattagCTGATCTTTCACTAACCCAACCAGATATTTTAGCAAGCCTTTTTAATCGCTCCTTAGCCATGGaccaaag ttGCAAGAGCTTCACTGCTCTGGATACAGATCCTGACGAGTGCACGTTAAGTCAAAGTAATGCTGGTGATTCTTCAGTGAATATTGATTTTTGTCAAGAAGAGTTACAGATAGTCGTGAAAAATCTTAAAGtggagaatgaaaaattaaaaaccgctCTTGAAGAAAGGGAGAAAGCcttattaaatgaaaaattgcccAGCACTGAAACATCAGCTGTTGCCGATCTACAGCTCCAAATTGAAAATCTATCTCAACAGAACAAAGAATACAAGGACCGTATTGAATCCTTGATTCAGCTGAAACAAAGCTGTACGGATAAAAACTTGAAAGTTGATGACCTGCTCCGTCAAATCGAGCAGCTAAAAGATGAAAATGTTCGTCTGCGGCAAGAAGTGGAATCTCATCAACAGCTGGAAGATTCATCGGAGGATTCCTCCAGTGAGGAGAATTTCCGAGTACACCAGTTGCTAGAACGTCAAAAAAATCTACAAAACCAAAGAGACACTCTAAAAAACGCAGAGGCAAGTCTGAAAGCAGAACTCGAAGCTGCCAAACAACAGCTTGAAGAACAGGACGCCacattgcaaaggatgaaagtAGAGTTTCAGCTCCCAGAAAACTCAGATGTTCTCAGCTCTTTACGAGAGTATGTCATTGGCTTGAGTAACTCAGGTAGCCGCGCTGAAAACATTCCTTGCAAAGTTGAATTGCCTGATGAAACACTGTCTTTGCTCAAGAGCCAAATCGAAGACCTGACTCAGCAGCTGGAAGATGCTAAGAAATTAACTGTAGCACCTGCGAACCCCAAATTGTTAACCATTGGCTCTGATACGTCAAACAGTTTCGACGATCGTTCTATAGAAAATCTTTTGGCTGAAATTCAATCATATAATTCTGAAATTGAGGGGCTAAAGTCAAACATCCAAGAACTTGAAATGATGCTGGAAACTAAAAATAACACCATTTCTACCTTGGAGGAAAGTATTATTAACAAAGACTGTATTATTCAGCAGTTAGAGGAGAAATCTGATCATTCTACAGAAAATCTATTGGCTAAAATTAATTCGTATTGTTCTGAAATTGAGGGGCTAAAATCAAACGTTCATGAACTGGAAGAAATGCTCAAAACCAAAGATACCACCATCGTTACCTTGGAGGACACTATTACCGACAAAGATTGTATCATCCGGCAGTTAGAGTGTAAAACTAATGTCTTGACTTCATACATGTCTTTTCTCACAAAACACATCGAAAATGTcaccaacaacaacaacatgcTCTTTTTGcaactgaaagaaaaatgcgACAGAGTTATCCAGCTAGAGAACCATTTGCAAGGTGTCAAAAAGAAGTTTGGAAAATTTGCTGATCAGAAAGATACTGAACTGgacatttcaaactttttctacAACTTATTTGATATTGAAGAAGATTCATCTGAAAATAATACCTCTACATCACTTCCATCTGAGCCTCTAAACCAAAGTGTTGCCAACGTTCTCGCAACTCCCAAATCCTTCTTAGATTTCTCAATGTGCCTTAATAATCTCTTCGCAACCAATTCCGTAAGTAGCCGCTCAGTAGGTTTAGACTCATGGTTGAATGAGACCTCTAACTATTTCCACCAGCTTTTTGAATCTGTGCACCATAATGATTCCACGGCTGATGCAATCCAAGATAGATCACTTGCCGATGCCACCGACTATTTCATCCATAATCTCTTCAAGGCACCAAGCGCAAAATTCCCTGATGCATCTTTGAATGGTACATGTGTTTCTGATCAAACCTTTGATACCTCTAATTATTGGTATACTTTATTTGATTCTTTCCAAAGCAAAATGAACAAGTCACAAATTGACAACAGCCAGCTAAACACTACTAATATGTTTGGTAATCTGTTCAAATCTCGCAACTCTTTAAGTAACTCTCTCAACGAAACTGCAAAAACTCCCAGCAAAAGCAATCTCAGTCTCTTATACCATTCTCAAGCAAAGCATGCAGATCAGTCATTGAATTCATCTGATGCTGTCAACTTGTCAGTGTTCAAGAATATGAATGAGCACCAATTTAGCTTAAGTGAAAGCATGGAAAATCAGCTTTTAACCAGCTATGATGCCTCatcaagagaaaattcaaaagctgATTTAATGAAATCGAATATCGTACAACCTGAGATTGCCTTATGCGATGGCACATTAAATTCATCTGCAATGTTCAATGGCAATTACACTTGTTCAGAGGATCCACTAAAGTCATTCTGTGCCGACTCAACTCTCATTGAAGGCTCCTCTGGTTTCCTGAGTGAAACACTGGCAACAGAAGGAAGTGAGTATGATCTTCTTATGAGCCCTCAGTCTCTCCTGAAGAAGATTGTGAATTTGAAGATTTTGCTGAATCAGTTCGAGAATGGCGTGGAGGAAATTTCTGGGCGCAAGATTGACATCAGTAGCTCCTCTGACCCATTTGTCTGTGCTTTTAATGTTTTGATGAAGAGCTATCGGTCTGCCTATGATGTCTTGAAGAGTCTTATTAAATCTTTTAATCTAGATAACTTAGTACCAGAAGAGTTAGAAATCCCTATCCAGGAGCCAACAAACTTAACTTCGAAGTATGAAGCTGTTGAAAGGAAACTCCACGACCTTTCTGTCGACCTGAATGACGTCACAAGCCTAATGTCTGGCCTAGAGGACCAGATAAATCTTGAAACAGTCGCATCCAAAACACTGACAGAGACAATCATTCAAAAAGAATCTCATCTTCAAGACCTGAAAAACTCATCAGAAACATCCCATGATGAGCCAGAAGTGCCAGACAACATTTTAGCCTTGGAAAAAGAGTTAGTGGCTTTGAAAAGCACCCTTAGAGTCAAGGAAGAGAAAATCAGAGAGCTCTCTTGCAAAATGGAAGAACTGAAGGATAAGAATGTATCTGAAGTTCAAAGATGCTGTCATGATCTTCAAGCCAAAACTGTTCATACCGATGGCATTTTAAATGGCTTtgttgaagaattggaaaaaattgaaattgagacCACCTCCTGGAAAGAAAAAGTCTCCTTCCTGCTGATGGAACTGAATATGCAGAATTTGCTCCTAACTCATTCACACAAGTTTgaagaaatagaaaaacaaTTTACGAGCATTGGCGGAGATTTTACCGGCCCAAGCCCTAATACTGTGCAAGATATCAAAGAGCTTCTTGTTCGTCTCCTTGATAGAAAAGCATACGCAGAAGAAACATTGTTAGATCTGCTAAGTGAGGTTGGGGTATTGAAGTCTGTCATGGAATCTAAGGAAACTGGTTTAATAAATCAGCTACAAAAGCAAGAAGCAAAAATCAAAGAACTTTCAGAGTGGAAAATTGACCAAATGCGGTCTAAAACTCAAGATCTGGACCTTGATTTAAGTGTCAAAGAAGAATCCTTACAGAATCTTCTGGAACAAGTTGGTGGCTTTAATGAAGACAAAGAATACTATGAAACTGAAATGATTAAATTCATGAAGCAAATTGATTCCTTGACTGCAGACCTTGAAGACAAAGACGCTGAAATGAGTTTCCTGAAAGAAGATTGGCGCATTATGCTTGAAGAGTCCAAGGAAATACTCAAGCAGAATATGTTAGAAGTCATCATTGCAGAAAAAGTGTCTCAGGAGTCTCGCGTGGCGGCTTTGATTTCCCAGTTGACCGCACTGCAGTCACAGGAAGAAATGAATTCACTTAAGCTGCAAGCTCTTGACGAGAAACAGGCTAACCTTCTGGCTGTTGAAGAGCAGTTGACCAATGAAAAGGCTTTATGTGTCAAGTTGAAGTCGCAAGTTGAACAATTGGAGGGTGACCTTGAAAGATGCTCGCAAGAACTTTCACAGGCTTTGCAAGAAATTGATGGTTTAAAGTCTGAATTAGAATGCACAGACGCCAAGATCAAGAATTTGCAGTCGGAGGTTGATAACTTTGAGTCCCTGAAACAATCATTGTCTGAACTAATGGAGAAGAATTCATTGCATCAAGAGAAAAATGCAGATTTGTCAAAACAACTGGAAATTATGTTAGCGAACAAAAatggaaatgaaacaaaaattgaagatCTTACcgagaagttgaaatttttggaggcaAATGAAGCTGAGAATATAAGGAAGATTGCTGGTCTTTCTGAAAAGTTAAGCTCCTCTGAGGCAGAAGCGCTTTACAGCAAGAAGCAAgcagaaaatttggaggaagaATTGAGTGTTTTGAAAGAAAGTAAAgctctatttgaattgaaagttACTGGTCTAGAAAAAGAGTTGgcctttttgaaagaaaaagaaggaaaaggtGTCTTGGAACTGTCAGATTTAATGGAAGAGCTTAACActctaaaattagaaaaatcccagatcaaacaagaaaataatgaactagttgaaaaattggaaattttgagagtGAATGAAGCTGACATCCAGCAAAAAGTTATAAAGCTCGAAGAGAcgttaaaaatttctgaaaaaaatgaagctgaaaGTAAAGTGAAAATCGTGGAGCTAGAATTAGAGGTAACCACTCTGAAATCAAACGGAGAGGAAATAAAGCAACAAATTATAGATCTCAACGAAGAATCGAGTGcatcaaaattgaaagaagCCGAGGTCGAACAGGAAAATGTCAACCTAGTTGAAGAATTGAAAGTGTTGAAAGACAGTGATGGCCAGAGCAAACTGCAAATCGCAAACTTAGAGGAGGAATTGAGCATTTTGAGAGCAAGTGAAGcggaaaatatttcgaaaatctTACTTTTAGAATCAGAGTTATCTGCTCTGAAAGTAGATAAAACTGAAAGCGGAAGGCAAATTGCTGAATTAACTGAAGAGCTTAACACTATGAAAAACCTCGCTCAAAGCAATTCCGGAGTTGCAGATCTAGTTGAAGAGCTAAACACTCTCAAGAAAGACAATGAACAATTAAATGAAACCCGGTTGGAACAACTTGAAAAGATGCAGGCACGACTTGTTAAAGTGGAAGAACAGCTCAATGACAAGGTGTCAATTGCAGCAGAGCTAGAGTCTAAATTGCAAAGCATAGAGGCCGACAAAAAGCAGTTTGAGGATAGAGTCAACCAAATGATGGAAGAAACAGACAAGCTGAAGGAAGAGTCCAAGATTCTAGCCAATTTAGCAGAGGATAATAGCGTCAAAGAGCAGTGCATTAAAGATCTGACGAGCCAACTTGAAGCGCAGAAAGAGGCAGCAGAGGAAAGACTGGAAGAGGTATGCTTGAAGCTGAATGAAACTGAATCAGAATTAGAAGAGAAGCAAATGGCCTTGGACAGTATTCAAAAGAAGTATGAAGCTTGCATTGCTGAGAAGGCTCACTTGGAGAAAGAGTTGAAGGCTCTGCAAGACGAGTCATCAACTCTTGCTGCAGTGAAAAGCGACCTAGCCAAACTGACCGAAGACAATGCAGCCAAAGACAAGCGCATTGAAGAGGCATTAAGTCAATTACGCAactttgaaattgagaaaaagcaGAATGTCCATTTACCGGAGGTAATGGAACAGACAGAGTTGAAGCTCGCCAAAACGGAACTTGAATTGAAGGAAAAGGAACAACTTGTATCAGATTTAGAGGAGGACAAAAAATACCTTGAAGAGGGCTTGATGAAGTTGATGGAAGAAGTTGACAATTTGAAAGCACAATCAGATTCCAGTAGGCAACGAGAAGAAGGAAAGTCTGCAGGAGAAAATAATGAGTGCACGGAAACtgacaaagatgaaaaattatCAGGACATCTGTCTGCCCTTCACATGAAATTGGACGATGAGGAAGAGCTAATTTCACACTTGAAAGATAAGCTCAATAAATTATCTGTTGAGAAGAGTGAAAAAGAAGCTGAAATATCAATGCTTTTAGAGAAATTGGATAACTATCAGGCCAAAGTTGAAAACCAGCTTAACGAAATCGACAGACTAACAAAGGCCACTCTTGATCAGCAATGCCAAACCCAACAAAACGGGCCTCTGTCAATAACAGTCCTCAGCGAAGACATTTCCTCTCAGCATGATGATGAGATTAAAAGGTTACTTCAAGAGATCTCTGCTCTATCTGAAGCTAACACCAAACTTAAAGTTGAGCAAGCTGTGCTCATTGAGGAGAAATCAGACGAgatgaaaaatctagaaaaaataatttcagataAAACTGAAGAACTCGCTCAAGTCTTGTCTGAAGTGGAGGCCAGTAAACAACTTTCAACAGAGTCTAAAGTTGAggtagaaaaaattaagatggaAAATAATGAAGCCTTAGCAAAGATGGTCATGCAAGTCAAGGAACTCACAGAATCGGTTCATGAGAAATCTGCTGTAATTGAAAGCctgaaaagtgaagttgattgcCTAAcacaaaaattgagatctttagAGACAGACTTCAGCGTCAAAACGGAGGAAGCCTCGAAGTTACAAGAAGAACTCGAAGGAAAGTCAGTGGAAATGCATTCATTAGAAAAAGAAGTAACTGAAATGAAAGAAAGTCTTGCTAATCTTGAAAATGCAGAAAATCAGTCAGAGAAACTAAAATTGGAAGTGAAGACAAATGAAGAGATGGTAGAAGTATTCAAGAATAAAATGCATGCACTTGAAGAAGAGATTCGGTTCAGAAAATCTGAAGAGGAAACCTGGACGCAAAAATTCGCTGTGCTTCATGAAGACATAGACAACAAAGTGGTAGaaattgaaaagttgaaaaaagagGTCGACCAGCTGAGTCAATCCAAAAATGCATCCATCTCAAACCAGGAAAGTAAGCCACACCCATTTGAGTCCCCAGTAAAAAATTCCGACGAATTAAAAGAAATACTGGCTGCCAAACAACAGCTTATCAAAGAGATCCAGTCACTGAAACCTGAGTACCAAGCGGACAAAATCCCTGTCCCTTGTCTAGTCCAGGAGCTGATGACCACTATCATGGAAAAACAGAGAGAAATCTTCACTCCAATCCTAAATGAATCcgaaacattgaaaaaagagaATCAATACTTCAAATCGAAGGAAAATGACACCAAAAAATGGATTGATGATTTGGAGCATGAGAACACGAAACTTCAAACTTCTCTTAAACAGAAGGAGGTGGAAATATCTGTAGCTAGTGAGAAGTTGTCCATTCTGacccaaaaactggaaaatgaaTCAGACGTAGTAGCAACTCTTCAGTCACAGCTGGACTCTAAAGTTGAAGGCATTGCAGCATTAGAGCTGCAAGTAGTTGAGCTGAAAGAAATGACTTCAACCCAACAAACAGAAGCTGAGTTGAAATTACAAGATAGTGAGATCAATAAATTGAACTCGGAATGCAATGATCTGCGTTGCAAATTACTCAAAGAAGAAGATACTGTTGTCTCTCTACGGAAACTAATTGAAGAAAGAACCATGAAGCTTACAGAATTGAATGACGAGTATGTAAAATTAAAGGGAGAACTAGCCGAAGTTCAACTCAATAATGAGTCTTTGAACAAAATCAGTACATGTAAAGATGATGAAATCAGcgttctcaaagaaaaattagagcAGAACATCCTCAACATCGGTGAGGCCAATGAGGTAAAAGATAAATATAACCTCTTGGTCAAGTCAAAAGATGCTTTATTGGCAGAAGTTGCAGCCTTGCAACaagaaattaatgataaaacGGAGCAAAACTCGTCGTTGGCAGATCGATTgaccaaaaaagaagaagaagtttctaatttgatcaaaaatacaGAAGAGAAGACATCTCAGATTGCCAGCTTGACATGTGccattgatgataaaaaagcTATCATCGATCAGCTGGAAGCATCGCTAGAACAAGAACGCTCTAAAATGAACATCCAGAAGGATAGTAATGCTGagtctgaaaaaatcaaatcattAAATACTGAAATCAAGAGTTTAAAGGATGCCCTGAGCAAGCACAAGTTGGATCAGGAAGCCTCTAAAGGTGAGATGAACAAACTAAAACAGCAAGTAAACTCACTGTTGGAAGAGATCAAGTTAATGGAATCAAAACTCCAGATTGAAAAGAACCGCACTGCGATCCAAGTCTCAGAGGTGAAGGTCCttgaagaagagaagaaaaaaatcttgacgAGTTTGCAACAGCTCCAGGAAGAGAAAACTGCACTAGCAAACCGCCTTGAAAAACTACAGACAAGCTTCGAAACCTCCATCTGTTCCCCCTCTTCAGAATCCAAAAAAGCTGACCCCACTTCAACGCCCATCATGTTCAAGCGTAGCAAGCAATGCGAGAAACTGAACCGTAAAAATGCTTCCCTCgaaaaaagaatggaaaatCTCATGGAAAAAGAGGGCAAGCTCAAGGAGGTGGAAGAGTCTCTGAGGGCTCTGCTACCCTCACAGAGTCCTAGCACACTTCCTGCCATGGTGTCCCTGCTGAAACAGAAACTAGAAGGAGCTGACGGAAGTGCAGCCCGTGTGTCAAGAGAGCTGTTGGAAaaggacaaaaaaattgaagagctgGCAAAAATTATCGATCACAACAAAGAGAAGATGACTGCTCTTAATGCAGCGCTAAAAGAAAGTGAAGACAAGCGGAAAACGTTGGATGAGGAATGCGTGCTGACGTGGCAACAGTGTGTCTCACTCGAAAAAGACTATGCTGAGGCCTTGCGGCGCGAAGGTGAGCTCAAACGCAAACTGCATGAATCGACAACTATTTCAGAGTCTGTTCTGGCCGAGGGCGACATGGCAAAACtgaaagatgagaaaaacgcTCTCATGAAGGAGAACCAAGAGTTGGTCGGGCAGCTGCGTAGTGTAAAGAATGAGAAGCGGCAGATGGTGCAAGACTTTTACAGGGCAAAGGCAAAAGTCAAGGAGTCAGAGGCAGAATTAGTACAGCTGCGGAGCCAAGTTGAAGCGCTAGAAAAAGAGAACCATGCACTGGACGCCAAGAATAGCAGCCTGAAGGCACATCTTATCCAGGTTACTGATGAAAAGGAAAACTTGAGCACCAACTTGAATGTGCTTCTCTGCAAGTATGATAAGCTGGAGACCGACAAAAATACAGCCA CTGATGATCAGCTGTCAAACCTGAAGAGTCAAATCCAGAAATTGAAAACTGAACTAGCTGACAAGACTGCAAAAATCACAATGCTGGAACTGCAAATCCAGAGTGAAAACTTCCCATACCGTGGCAAAGTTGCTGAATTGGAAACAAATCTTGCCAGCTACAAGAAgaag TGCGAGGATCTTCGATCCCAGCTGAGACGGTACCAGGCATCCATTCAAGAGTCAACACTGCACGAATGCCCTCAATGTGTCTCACGGCGAACCAAGACCAAGTCGGAGATCGGAGTCCAGACAATGGCCACTTTACAACTAGATGGTGAAATGAGCTCCATCGTTCAG AACAATGCCGAGGCTGTAATGAAGGATCGTGTAAAAAAACTGGAAAGAGAACATGAAACTATGAAACGGCTGTGTCGTATGCGAgctagcaaaatttcaactctagAACAATACATCAAGCAGAACAACTTGCCTGTTCCGGACAGCAAAGAGAATCCTGAATCAGCATCTGCGCGAGCAGCAAAAACAGTAGAGAAAGAATCAAGCTTCTCTTCAAG gCGAGTCTTGACGGAAATTCCAGGagcaaacttaaaattttaa